In Drosophila busckii strain San Diego stock center, stock number 13000-0081.31 chromosome 3R, ASM1175060v1, whole genome shotgun sequence, the sequence CATTGCCGGGTGAGGTGCCATCGCCATCTACAGCGGAGAGTGTGGCTATAACTGTGCCTATCGCTAAGTCATCATTTATAGTCACAGGGGCGGGCACAGCGAGGAATACTGGACGCATATCATTGCGATCTTCCACCTCAACTATAACGCTCACCGTGTCGCCCGCATCATTGCCATCGTTCTCAATTGTGCCAATGGTTAACTCATGCTGGCGCTGCTTCTCATAATCCAGACCTTTGGTGGTGCGTATTTCGCCCGTCTTGGGCGTTACCTTAAACAAATCTGTATCGCCCTTGCGCAGCACGTATGTAATTTCCGGCGTAGAGTCCGGATCATAAGCTTGCACAGTGGCTACCAGATAGTTGGGCTCATTCTCGGGTATGTGCACATTGATGCGCGCATCGCTAAACTTGGGCACTTCATCGAGAATATCCTGCACCATAACCGTAACGCTGGCCGTGCCAAGGCGTGCATCCGGCGCACCATCCTTGGCAGTtactacaaatttatattcattgaCTGTTTCATAGTCCAGCTCAGTGGCTGTGCGTATCTCCCCGGACTTGTTGTCAATGCTAAACGGAATATCCTTGGGTATGGAGTAGCTAATTTCAGCATTGATGCCTTCATCTGCGTCTGTGGCATGCACAATGCCCACAAATGCATTGGCCTTGCCCTCATCCACGCGAAATACATAGGGCAACGATTGCTCATCAAATTCTGGATTCTTATCGTTAATGTCGGTAATCTTGATGTTGACTGTGGCGCTGCTGGAGAGTGCGCCATCATCCTCGGCCTTGACTATAAGCTGATAACGTGTAAGACTTTCCCGATCAAGCTTACGTATAACCATAATAACGCCGCTCTTTTGATCCACAGAGAACTGACGCAAATCATTGCCAGATACTAAGGAGTATGTAACTGGATCATTCTCGGGATCGTCAGCATGCACCACTGTAACTGTGGAGTTGATTTCTGCGCCTTCGCTCACTTGCACTTCATAGGCGGCTTTGTCGAAACGTGGTGGCTTGGTATTGGGTCCAGGAGTTACTGTCACCTCTACAATGGCCTGTGTGTAGAGTCCTCCGTTGTCGGTGGCCTGCACCGTTATGCTGTACTGCTCGCCAGCCAGAAGTTGCGCCATCGTTTTAATTTCACCCGTTTGCTTGTCTATGCTGAACTTTTGCTGGCCATGATTGGAAACATGGTAAATGGAGTAGCTAACAACAGCATTTGCTCCTTCGTCATTGTCCGTGGCCTTGACGCGCGTCACCAGACGCCTTTCATCTGCGCTTACAGCCGTAATTGAGATGGCCGGCACTATTGGCAGCTTCGGCGGATTATCGTTAACATCACGCAGATGCACTGTTAGACTCAGTGGTGCACTGGCCGCATTGGTTTGTGGCTCACGTGCCACCACCTGAAACTTAAAACGTCCAGGCGATGGTGGATCACGATCGAGTCCTTCTTCATTCACCACAAGCATGCCATCCTCGGTAACGATAAATGACGGCGTTGTtagctcataaatatattttggcttGGCATCGTCTTTGCCCAAATCTTCATCAGTTGTGGTAAAAGTTATGGGTCGCCCGCTGTCATCCAAGACTTTGGTGCCAATTGCTGAGTTTTCATCCACATAACCTTCATTGCTGGATGCTGTTGTAATTGGCGGGTTTGCATCCACAGGTCTAACTGCTATGGTAAGCTTGGCAAAAGTAAAGCGTCGCGGTGGTGCTGAGATTTCCTCTGCGCGTACTGTTAAATCATAACGCTTGGCTGTGGAGGTGTCCACTGATTTGATTTGCTTCAAGACGCCTGTTTCCTCATTTATCTCAAAGTAATCCGCATAATTGCCGGGCACGCCACTTGCAAAGCTATAACGTATGGGCGAGCCGATGGTATCCAGATCTACGGCTTGTATTCTCTCAGGCAAGACAGTTAGCACTCCTTGCACTGAGCCTGCAGGCACCGATGCCGTGTACTCAGGATTAATGCAAGCGCCATCAACTAGCACACAGTCGCGATATATGAAAGAGGGATCCATATCATCCGAGTCCGCTATATTCACAGTAAGTGTTGTAGTCGATGAAAGGCGCTCGGAAACATTACGCGCTCGATCCTGTAAGAAAGtaatacattatttttttgtttggcacatatttaaaacaaaagctatttcaatgttattgttttttttttagcaagttTTTAAGCACACTATGCATAACTTACCGATGCAACAATAGTCACGTAGTAGCGTTGTATTTTCTCGTAATCCAATGTCTTGGCTACTGTCAcctaaaaacataaattaacattGATAGAGACATATTTACATGTGTTTTGACTCAAAACTTTTGAGGTTTTTACATACCTGTCCTTGATGCGGAAAAGATATTGCAAATGTTTCAAAACCATCTTCAGTGATTAGTTTGTCATTTTCAGCAAAGCTTTGGTTGCCCTTGACCACAAAATACTCCACAAGACCGTTGACCCCAGCATCATTATCGAGTGCCTGTATATTGCGAAAAACTGTGGTACCCAGTGGTGTGCTCTGTAGGAAAATAAGATATTAAAATTCATACTAAGTAAGATAGAGTGCCAACTTACCTCTGGTACTGTAATCTCATAAGGCGTATTTACAAAATGTGGCACATTGTCATTAACATCGGAAACACGCACAATTATAGGAATGTTGCGTTTTTTATTGGACGAACGTTTAATACAGGACACCTAAGAAAttgtcaattgcaattattgataaaaagaaagtttttgtttgctgctcacCTGAAACACAATATGACTTAAGTTTTCTTCATCGCGATCGAGTGCTtgtattagttttagttttttgccATCAAGTGTAAAGGTTGGCTGGCCCTTGGGAAAGACTAGATCGAGAGCTATTTCTGTATCCGGATCACCAAAGATTGGCAGCTCGGGCGGCACAGTTTGTTGACTGATAGCTGTATAGACAAATGCTATATATAACGATTTTATACCAAGATGAGTAACGGCTTAGGCTTACCATTCCCTCGACTCTCTTCTATGTCCagtattatattagtttgacCATTCTCTACCTCGCATAGCTGTGATTTACCCAAAACACTGAAGGCTTCTTGGCAGTAGCAAAGCAATATAAAGAGTACTACTAAATTTGGAcatagctttgctttattgtttCGAGGAATCATTTTATCTTGAAAGTCTATCAACAAAAGAGGGAAAAcatgtttaaattttagcatacagcaaaacttatatatatgcatacaaacaattaaaaaagaaaacaacaacagttactTTGTATGTACAAGCCCCCGAACCGAACACTTGGCTTCAATGAGAATCGCATGCGCCAAACTGGTTTGGGCCACAAAGCAATCCAAAAAGGTGAGCGGAGAGCAACTGCGTCTGTATTCAtctgaataaaataataaacctGTTGCTGCCTCAACCCAATAAGTAGTGTACATCTCTGCTAAATTTTAACATattgtttgatatttttttgtgtttattcataagcttatttacttttaattatagcCATAGGTCTTTTTCAGACTGTCTTCGTGGCCGCCGCTGAAAAAACATATAGTATATCTTTTCTCACCAACTCAAAACGATTGTCATAAGGCAAAGTGTGTATTTAGTTATTGCAGCTGTATTGCAGCTTCTTTGCTTAGTGAAAGCTATGAAAGTTACACTCAAGCGTAggtataatttttattttttttttgggtgctTTGGCTAATAAaagagtttttaatttgcattatgcTGGGAAAAAGAATAAAACTCAGCGTTTAGTTAAGAGTTACAGACATAATTTGTAGTCACATTGTTACAATGAcgaagatgatgatgagcttGCCCATTAGCACGCtacacttttttttctgtacTTTCATGTCTTCATGCTTGAAGCGGCTTAAgtatacatttttatgatATAATTTCATGTCTTTCACCTTTTGTTAATCAAAAAGTATGACAACTGATTCTATTGAGTGCGATTATAAACACTTacataattttgcttaataataaGCGTATTTAAGTTTGACTATATTCTGAAGCTGAAAGTTAGGCAATTcaacagttaaataaaaatttacatttttattgcatgcgctcatatttattttggttttggttcATTAAAACACGGCAACGCCTTATAGAGAAAGATATTTTGTTTGTACACATGACTCGAGTCGACACCCACAATTTATCTGTGaatagaaaaaataacaatgctGACAGCTGATGTTGCGTAGAGTAAAAGtcgtgtggcaagttgctaTTGATCGACACGGCTGCTCTCTAGCCGGAGTCAACTCCAGCTTACTTGGCAAGACATTCTGCTAACGTGGCCTCATTTTCTAACTATTTTCATACTATTTACTGTCATAGCTTTTTCTTTCTGACCGGACATATTTGCAGCGGTTTCGTCGTCACAAAATTGAGGTCAGCTTCTCTCCATTACAATACgcagaacaaaacaaaatttaaaaacaaaaagcaaagaaaaacaataataatttaagggGAATTCGATTTCGGTTAGCCAAGTGCTGCTGTTAGCCAAGTTAACCATCAACATTTCAGCTTTTTACCATTCCCGCAACTTCAACTACGATCATGTTTCTACTTATATGGCTTTGTTGGGGGGATTGGGGATACAaagtgtttgttttgctttgtttgagGAAAACGTTTCACTATTTCACTATTTTTAGATTTAGATTTCATTCACACTTTTAGTTTTCACTTAtgatatttacataaataatcaTCAATTTGTATTGACCTTTTTAATTTGCACCGAACCCCTTTACACAATCAGCGTAACTTTGATTGCGAGCATTACACGGATATTATTGCTACTCAAGTTACAAAATGTTGTAAGGCTTTTTGGCAATATTCTTGAGAACCGAACCGATTTCTTTGCGATCAGTTTTGCAAACTCTCGCCGTGTATATGAAATTCACAATTAAAGGTACCCAACGCGAAACCGGTAGCTCggttaaaatttatgtgcagtgCGCGCACACGAAGACTACGACACCTGAAAATGCAGGTAGCTGGCACGAAACTAACTTCGATCATGGACAGCGCCACGATAACAAGTGGGCGCTCAGCTCGAAACGCGCTCCAAGCGAAACGGTTAAGAAATCTGGTTTGTCTGTGTGGAAAACTTGATTTGgtttggctgcttgtttaGCTAGTGGTACTACAAGTATGTAATaatcttatatttatatatgtatgcatgtctattaaatgtacacacacacacacacacacacacatgcatttataATGCATTGCGGCTCATCATATCCCTTTCAAAGAGCCTGAGAAATTGTACTTTTATGTTTTCATAAACTGCAGCATTGCTCACCTGAGGCACCTGAGtgagagaggagagagagcACTGCAGGGGAATGTGCAGCGGCGAACACCTTATAACATTATCTATTATCTACTTATGTACAACTATTAGAATGGCTTAGAATATTTACTGTTACCACCGCagcataaaacttaatttgaaCGTCTAGAATTATTACTTCCTCTGTGGTATTTTCTAACAGTTTTATGAAtgctgaaataaatatttttttctatttaatatttttttatttcagtgTGCAATAAACTTATATACGCCCGGTTTATgttagtatgtatgtatatgtatctgtTACCTGGCGATCTGCAGGTGCAGCATACCTTCGAATATGTCAAGCACTCGAATGCGCTCACTCTAAACGGTTAACAGCGATGTTACCTTAACATTACGGCTCAAAACCAGTTTAAAgctcttcttttattttctgcgtgtgctgttgttgttgtggtttcacagcatttcaattgcttatTTCGCTCTTTTCttgtttttctcatttttcccaaaactttttgcaacatTACCACATtcctttttatgctttaaaaactAATCTCTcatatttatgaattaaatgcaCGAATTAAGATATTTAGAATACACAGGTATGCTTCACtctttgcaattaatataaatgttaaacacTTAATTCTATATTCTGTAATTATGCTTACCGTTTGCTGAAACGTTGACACAATCgtagcaataaaattgtaatacgACACCTGTTCGCTGATAtggccttttttttttgccttaaatatatatgtatatatgtattaatgcatgcatataaagCACGCATGCTGATCTGTTATTGAACAGTTTACTTACTTTGTTGCAAAAACTATGTCTTATCTCATGCCCAGATTCagcttattataaatattataaatatttttactatccaatgaattttgtttcaaaatatCACTGTCTAGACTGCATAACTAATGCTGACCTTTTATTCTGAGTATTTGGCTTTGTCAACACTTTGAACATAAATTGCTGGGCACTTGGAGTTTGTTTCCCCCATGGTAGATGTGCTTCGACTACTCTTTGCGATAATTTGCAGCTTCAGCAGACTTTTTgaataagctttaaaaaatatacatatttctttgtttgtggcagtttttttttaaggttTTGTAATTTTCTACTGAATGCAAAGTGTATACATAAGCACAGTTaaatatctatgtatatgtttgtatgtatatatatttttgtttagagGCTCGATTAATTTGATTGCGTGCAGTTGGAATTCGTTTGCACTAGACTTATTCgcaaaaaaaggcaaaaacacttacatatgtaagtacatacaaacatacttacatatacaATGGCCCCAGAATTCAGCATTGCAGCAATCAGTAAGCTGCGATCAATTGGATTCAGTTTGTTGCGCAAATGCCATTACTTGCGCTTAATTGAAATAGATTTCGTGTAGGGATAGTAAAAAGTAGtttactaaaataatttaagagcAAGGTGCACATACCACATGATCTTTTGCTTCAAaagctaaattttttatattttgctataatGCATAACAAGAGGtagcataaattcaaattacacGCGCCTAACTTAACgagtttttaaaattagccTCTGCTACGTAATAGAGCACTGAAATCGGTATCGATAAGCGCGGCTTATCGTTCCACACTAAAGAACCTACCGCTGCAGTTGTTTTGCAACACTAACAGAAACagctgtttaataatttttcattgcaCCACAACACACGACGACgaaaagcataataataatataaataagcttCAATTATTGACCCTAAGATGTCCGCAGAAGAGTATGTGTGGCGCGAGCATATAGTCCGGCGTTTACGTGAGAAGCGAAAGGGTTGCGAGGGTTTCAAGGAAATCATTATACAAAGTAAGCAACAacttgtgtgtatgtacttGCCATTAAACACAATAATACGTGCAAACATACAAATGGGTcagtttatgcatttattatatgaaTGCATcattaaacaaacacacattttAACTTCCCATCATTACTTTTATAGACAATCGCCTCATTGATCATGTTGCGCAGCTCAAGTCCGACAATCTAAAGCTATCCGTGGAGAATGAGCAATTGCGGAACGCCGTGTCAACAGGTGGCACCGGTCCTAATGTGGCCATGGTGACGCTGGAGAAGAAGCTGCTGGCACAACAAGAAGAGCTGACGGAGTTGCACAAAAGAAAGGGCGAGAACTCGCAAATGATTGTGGACTTAAATGTTAAGGTCGAGCAACAAAAGAAACTCCTGGTGGAGAAGGAGCACAGGTTAGTGGATATCTGGAACCTAAACTTGTTGTCAATTCATATTattactgttttttttttattttatagcctGTATGAACAACAAACTGTGAACAACCGCTTGAGGGCGGAGGTGCAACTGCTGCACTGCAGCTTGGAAGAACTTAAGAAGCTCAACACAACATTGCTTGATGAGCACACCGCGTTACAGCTGGCATTTAGCTCACTCGAAGACAAGATGCGTAGTGTTCAGGTAAAGATTATTTATAGCCTAATAAATCTTTATAAGATTGCCTGTGtaattgctacaaatttattgcttcaatttgctttgaaatttacGTACAGACGTTAACTTAGTTTTTtatgtttcaaaatatttctgtttaCTCTAAATTGCTTAGTTTGAAGTTAAATTGTTAGTGGTATTCCTTAAGTCGCTCAAAACTTCTTTGTTTTGTAgtgttatttataaacttgaaACTTACTAAGCACTGTGCttaaaactatatttttagGACGAGAATCGTTGTTTACTAGAACGAATAATGCGCTACAAATCAAAAGATGCTGATAAGCTAAACGAGGAAAACGAAAGTATAATAAggtaatttattgtttatttatacattttatgatgtttacataatatttaattataattcataTGAATTCATAATTACTAACCGCAGCCTAGGAAATTTTCGAAGCTCATtccattaaaatttaaactatagCTTTATGGCTAAGTATTTAAGActgtattgtttgtttgttttgtttttgttttttaaattttctttttattgtgcGGTACATCATAAAATATGTAACTGTTTTCAACAATATCTAGAAAAAGACTGCCGTCAATTTTCAGAAAACGTTCAGCCAAACTGAAACGTGACCTGGAAGACGCCGTTCGTGAGCCCAACTCCTTAAACAATCAAACAGTTCCTGCCAGCAGTGGAACGCCGCTCCACCGCAATTCAACAAGTCCGGCCCAATTTGTTGGAAGTCTTGTGAGTGACGACGACTTTGATGAAGCTTCCATAAACGGAGCGATGGAAGCTTTAGGACTGGATGAAGATGAGTATATCAATGCCAGATTTTCAGCTGGCGAGGCAATGCACGAGGCGACACGCGCTTCCATAGATACACTTAAGGCATCCGGTTACCTGGGCCAGCCGAATCCCACAAAAATCCTCATGAAATTTGAAGCTCATGAGAATGAGTCGCACGCAGTGCGTTGGAGCCCCGTGGAGCGCATGGTAGCCACTGGTGGTGCTGACAGAAAAGTTAAACTCTGGGACGTAGGCAAAGGTGAGTCATAAAAATGCttgtaaatgttaaattaaaataaaataaataattgtgttCATCAGGACTAACTGAGCCTCGTGCTGTGCTGAGTGGGAGTAGTGCGGGAATTAATTCCGTAGACTTCGATTCAACCGGAGCGTATATTTTGGGCACATCGAATGATTATGGAGCGAGGGTTTGGACAGTAATGGACAATCGATTAAGGGTAagtcattaaattttatagtatgctattaattgctaattgaCCCCAAATTAATATCaagcgcaaacaaataaagcataattaGATTCAATGGGCTAGCAtgtgatttaaataaaagaaaacgcTTGTCAACGTTTGTGAGATGTGAAATAATCAAATTAGGCATAAAATGCCTTTTGGCATTGACAAACCGACATTTCCAGCTAACATTGACTTGGCCTAAATAGCATTTGAATTATTCTTGGGCAAACAGACTCAGACTCCACAACTCCAAAGCAACTGTTTGTTGTGCTACACATTGAAAACGTGAGACTAAGCAGTagagttgtttttttttttctgtttcttCTTTTCTTTAGTTAATGTGCATAAGTATGTACATTTTTGCTGAAGAGCCACTACTAACTGGTATTTCTGGATTGACATTTAAACGGTTCTTTTGTGCGCATCTTAGGGGAGTTGGAGCTGTAGCTTGCAGCATACGCACTGAAATGAGCACATTGACTTGAATTAGTAAATTGCAACTCTTCGATGCCGCTTTGCTGGCcactgctgcatgcaacatctCTCTTCAAATGCTACTGTTTGcttcaatgcaaatgcaactagGCATAATAAGAGTCtttcaatataattattaatatcatTTCTATTAGCCACAGCTAAGTAACTtcaacaagttgcaagctacacaaaaagcagcaacgccTTCAacactttttttgttgttgctgttgttgtttgtttgcttgtgctctgtgtgtgcgtaagAGAGAGAACCAATGCTAAAAGATCAAGCAATACGTCAGACAGTGAAAGCGTCTtatctaacaaaaaaaaaaaattggcatgCGCTCTAAGTCTCCACAACAAAGCCAAACCTGTTGGCTTGTTCTTGCTGCGTATATACTCATGCTTAACTGAACAAAACGTACATTGACCGTTCGGCTTCACTTGCTCACTTGACTCTGGCTCATACTCTTTGGACTTACTTTACATTTGGCtaagagcaacagcagagcagcagcagtagcagcagccagcagtaTTGCTGTGAAAAACTAAGTCAGGGACACGGGCGCAATCTTCAAATGTTCACAAACACCTGTTGCCACTTTTTAATGGTAATGTGAACCCGTTCTTTAAGTAGCAGAAATTAAGGGGAGAGAGCATGATTTCAATagtataattataattatatggTGAAATTGTTATGGCTTATTGCATAGCTATTAAATAgaagtgtttgtttgttgtttgctgtacCAACTTAATCCTCTTGACAAATGATCTCAAAGCTAATGCCCTCTAagtatttgcataattttttaaaaatcttgGACTACAGTTATAAGAAGTAAAGCAATGCCAGCTTTAATTGCTCTGAATTCTAGCGAATTCATTGTACTGCCAGTAATTAACGTCATAAGATAAAGATGCCAAAATGTTGGTAAAGAACCTACTTACTACTTTTACTCTATTTATTACTAACATTTGTAAAATTCACTCTCGTCACTAGCAAATGCTGCAGATTATAATCTCAATCTCTCtaaatattgcttataatATGCTTTAGTGTATATTTGTAGTGTATAATTGAAATCGCTTTTACACATAATACAAGTCTAACAACATGACCtatgtttcttttttgaaGCACACGCTGACAGGTCATAGTGGCAAAGTCATGGCAGCTAAATATGTACAAGAGCCTATTAAAGTGGTGACCGGAAGTCATGATCGCACATTAAAAATTTGGGACTTACGTAGCATTGCCTGCATAGAGACCAAATTTGCGGGCTCTAGTTGTAATGATCTTTGCACAACGGATAGCCTGGGCTCGACCATTATCAGTGGACATTATGATAAGAAAATACGCTTTTGGGATATACGAACGGAGAAGCAAGCGGATGATGTGCTCATGCCTGCCAAGATTACCTCATTAGACTTGTCAAAAGGTGAGTGAGTCATTGTCAATTTATTGCTGCCCactataatttcattttgctctCCACAACAGATTGCAATTACTTAATATGTTCCGTTAGGGATGATACGATCAAATTATTAGATTTACGAAAAAATCAAGTCATCTCAACGTTTGCGTAAGTTGTTTGCTTTCATCTGATTATAGCACACATATATCAATAGCAAATTGTTTGGTCTATTACAGCAATGAACACTTTAAAATAAGTTGTGATTTCGCTAGGGCAACTTTTAATTCTAGTGCTGTTAAAATTGCCTGCGGTTCAGCGGATGGCACAATATTTATATGGAATGTTAATGGTTTTCTCGAAACAACGCTTAAGGGGCACAGGTAAGTTTGTTTTACTTGGCTATCTTTACTCAAATCTCTTGTTAACAATTCTAAAAGAAATGATTATGATTTGAACATCTTTCGCAGCACGGCCGTGAATGCAGTTAGCTGGAGTCCAAACAGTAATTCGCTAGCATCGGTGGGAAAGAGCAAAAGATGCATTATCTACTCGGATTCATAGTGACTGAATTGCTTGCAGTTGAGCTACTTTATCGTTTACCGCAGCGCTTGTCAAAGTCAATGTTTAGTTTGATTAAACTTACAccgaatttaaattgctgctggaTTTTGTTATAGAACCTAGCACGTGCCATTGATCAACgccttaataattaattattaatgtatATTAAAAGTGTTAGGCTACTAACGGgggatataaatatttgcaattttttacatatatatattatatacatatagccctcgcattttataaacataatttatacatatattttcacatttaaacataaactaaagttaAGATCGATCAATGGTGTGCCAGGCTGGCATcgaattgattttaaaattgttttaatatattaacgaatgtatatatttaaaaagtaaaagttacaGCATATgtaattgcatattatttacgattaaatttataatagaaaaaatgcatttttaaactATAACGTTGCTACTTTTTTATTAAGCACATGAGTaaacttaatttgaatttaaatccACAGCATAACTAAACTGCAACTGATTGAATGTTAGTTACGTGCGAACTCTCAATTTACCAGGCGAGCTGAATTCAGCAGCAAGCAATCGTTTCGATACGGCAATGGATTGGATGTGTCTTTGCGCTTTGGTTCTGCTCTTCTCGTCATTACACAACGAAATTGCTATTGAGGCACAAGTATAACAACAATATCTTGGAAAGCCAGGCGAACAGCATGCAGATTCATTTTTCAGTCAAGTTATGGCATTTATTTGGTATGAAGTTCGTTTTCTCTTAGGACAGATTTACATAGAAATTGAAACAATCGAGATATGTATAGCCAG encodes:
- the LOC108604214 gene encoding cadherin-99C — encoded protein: MIPRNNKAKLCPNLVVLFILLCYCQEAFSVLGKSQLCEVENGQTNIILDIEESRGNAISQQTVPPELPIFGDPDTEIALDLVFPKGQPTFTLDGKKLKLIQALDRDEENLSHIVFQVSCIKRSSNKKRNIPIIVRVSDVNDNVPHFVNTPYEITVPESTPLGTTVFRNIQALDNDAGVNGLVEYFVVKGNQSFAENDKLITEDGFETFAISFPHQGQVTVAKTLDYEKIQRYYVTIVASDRARNVSERLSSTTTLTVNIADSDDMDPSFIYRDCVLVDGACINPEYTASVPAGSVQGVLTVLPERIQAVDLDTIGSPIRYSFASGVPGNYADYFEINEETGVLKQIKSVDTSTAKRYDLTVRAEEISAPPRRFTFAKLTIAVRPVDANPPITTASSNEGYVDENSAIGTKVLDDSGRPITFTTTDEDLGKDDAKPKYIYELTTPSFIVTEDGMLVVNEEGLDRDPPSPGRFKFQVVAREPQTNAASAPLSLTVHLRDVNDNPPKLPIVPAISITAVSADERRLVTRVKATDNDEGANAVVSYSIYHVSNHGQQKFSIDKQTGEIKTMAQLLAGEQYSITVQATDNGGLYTQAIVEVTVTPGPNTKPPRFDKAAYEVQVSEGAEINSTVTVVHADDPENDPVTYSLVSGNDLRQFSVDQKSGVIMVIRKLDRESLTRYQLIVKAEDDGALSSSATVNIKITDINDKNPEFDEQSLPYVFRVDEGKANAFVGIVHATDADEGINAEISYSIPKDIPFSIDNKSGEIRTATELDYETVNEYKFVVTAKDGAPDARLGTASVTVMVQDILDEVPKFSDARINVHIPENEPNYLVATVQAYDPDSTPEITYVLRKGDTDLFKVTPKTGEIRTTKGLDYEKQRQHELTIGTIENDGNDAGDTVSVIVEVEDRNDMRPVFLAVPAPVTINDDLAIGTVIATLSAVDGDGTSPGNVVRYEIVGRDKALKYFQVDADTGAVRIRDELTKAQDTEFQVDIRAYDMGLEQQLSSVAMLPVFVQHMPTNQMASVSNSKLDSESGLVQDMDTLGLAFSDDSYIVSVPESTSVNSTLKTVQIINSRGKPDFKCEFLHGLEFGMFALGSEENGCTIMLIEPLDFENKTVYALELRLVSNKYFVNARKERATVKIIVQDENDNAPEFVFNRMSAHNNTYYAIITPEMDIDTSILQVHATDRDSGQFAKLNYKLYDEDNLQGSEQQFPSTHFNISLDSGILRTSKPFKDAAFPMSFYVEASDNNDVEDDSHRTKARIVVNKLTDANRMALAFSNVAPSELRNSFTAIEELLEKRSNGLISRVERLSNRKIMTENGTILEYPNATDVWFYLIDPKTNQILERNDNVVQSTLLNPTEMPELNLAASMLVRAEAAGIHAPLIVKDQVHKIKAAIAIDDDVFPFTLIAISIIITILGTIGIIYICVSWSKYKNFKQRVRQYSTPSPTRYDPVIVNSQATNASDTLASMKEYETQMLAMAVPPDGDEDLQFDFSAKNHAYFLDNVSYITHKQNNGSEAQSSPSHSHATTATIATLRRNNLNNMSNNINNNNNLTFNNRQNTFNRTLELKAHKNANPLGVPVGNAQGTLTLGRIKHHNSNHFQNAGFESSRNNLSHAEHSGFSTMGRRGNTFGGMTHLNGSSVAAEIPDGNNQQNNRIYQRDLPITNPLFDRSNGDENLSHASCTNENVVFGKRDYGHMSFSYLNDLDRSEVETTTEL